In one window of Calypte anna isolate BGI_N300 chromosome 1, bCalAnn1_v1.p, whole genome shotgun sequence DNA:
- the ELMOD1 gene encoding ELMO domain-containing protein 1 has product MFVQVCLYFYCKCLWRCLKFVVRKLTGRCELQRICYNTKPGAARTMKIEASLKGSKSKRLQTSVSVHPDAIEKTIDDIMELKRINPDINPQLGVSLQACLLQIVGYRNLVAEVEKLRREPYDSENPQHEEMLLKLWKCLKPSSPLKARISKQWCEIGFQGDDPKTDFRGMGLLGLYNLVYFAEWDTEVAQQVLCDSLQPKYREVTKKELSHFSKAEWEKKRFDKAIGYSFAIVGINITDLAYNLLVSGALKTHFYNVAPEAPTLTHFQQTFCYLMHEFHKFWVEEDPMDIMEFNRVREKFHKQILKQLQNPEMALCPHFAASESLINI; this is encoded by the exons ATGTTTGTCCAGGTATGCCTGTACTTCTACTGCAAGTGTTTGTGGCGCTGCCTGAAATTTGTGGTCAGGAAGCTAACAGGTCGGTGTGAATTGCAAAGGATCTGTTACAATACCAAACCTGGAGCTGCCAGAACTATGAAAATAG AGGCATCATTGAAAGGTTCAAAAAGTAAG cGGCTGCAGACTTCAGTAAGTGTCCACCCTGATGCTATTGAGAAAACTATAGATGACATCATGGAGCTGAAAAGGATTAATCCAGATATAAATCCACA GTTGGGAGTATCTCTTCAGGCATGCCTGCTGCAGATTGTGGGGTACAGAAACCTGGTTGCAGAGGTTGAGAAGCTGCGCAGAGAGCCCTATGATTCAGAGAATCCACAGCATGAAGAAATGCTTCTCAAG CTGTGGAAATGCTTGAAGCCCAGTTCTCCACTGAAAGCTCGGATTTCGAAGCAGTGGTGTGAAATTGGTTTCCAAGGTGACGATCCTAAAACTGACTTTAGAGGGATGGGTCTCCTGGGCTTATATAACTTGGT GTATTTTGCTGAATGGGACACTGAGGTGGCTCAACAAGTTCTCTGTGATTCTCTTCAGCCTAAATACAG GGAAGTCACTAAGAAGGAActaag CCACTTCAGCAAAGCCGAgtgggagaagaagaggtttgATAAGGCAATTGG CTATTCTTTTGCTATTGTGGGCATTAATATAACAGATCTTGCATACAACCTGCTTGTGAGTGGAGCTCTGAAGACCCATTTCTACAATGTTGCTCCAGAAGCACCAACACTAACTCACTTTCAGCAGACATTCT gcTACTTAATGCATGAATTCCACAAATTCTGGGTTGAAGAGGATCCCATGGACATAATGGAGTTCAATCGTGTCAGAGAGAAATTTCACAAGCAAATCTTGAAACAGCTCCAGAACCCAGAGATGGCTTTGTGTCCTCATTTTGCTGCATCAGAAAGTTTAATTAATATATAG